One genomic region from Anguilla rostrata isolate EN2019 chromosome 2, ASM1855537v3, whole genome shotgun sequence encodes:
- the LOC135247773 gene encoding UDP-glucuronosyltransferase 2B20-like isoform X1, which yields MRSIPGGTFVALILSVLANALGSYAGKILVFPVDGSHWVNMNLLIEGLHARNHNITVVRSASSWYVKEKSPHYTSITIPLPEVINIEDEDFFVSFLSKILEIQRGGASIMTFISFYWEMLTGLSEIHRQASQLVVEMFKNQQLMQSLQDTQFDLVLMDPGLPGGVLVAHQLQLPTVFNVRWITSGEGHFVVAPSPVSYVPTSGCAVPDKMTFTQRVKNMFHYFLNICIDTFVVSPHYNRLCIQYFGPDTKFYHLLQSIDIWLMRVDFVFEFPRPTMPNIVYIGGFQCKPAKALPSDLEEFVQSSGDHGVVIMSLGTLVKGLPADITSEIAAAFAQIPQKVIWRHIGEQPQNLGNNTLLVKWMPQNDLLGHPKVKAFVAHGGTNGIYEAIYHGVPVLGMPLLFDQFENLLRLEVRGAAKVLDVTKLTSQSFLQALENILQDPSYQRNMERLSSLHRDKPLPPLDSAFFWIEFVMRHKGAAHLRTESIKLPWYTYHSLDVISFLIVTMLAILATAAAMFHLLCCRLCRMRKLKQD from the coding sequence ATGAGAAGCATTCCAGGGGGCACATTTGTGGCCCTTATCCTCTCTGTCCTTGCTAATGCCCTGGGTTCCTATGCAGGGAAGATCCTGGTGTTCCCAGTGGATGGAAGTCACTGGGTGAATATGAATCTCTTAATTGAGGGACTCCATGCCAGGAACCACAACATCACTGTAGTACGGTCTGCTAGCAGCTGGTATGTCAAGGAGAAGTCTCCCCACTACACCTCTATCACTATACCTCTTCCAGAGGTCATTAACATTGAGGACGAGGACTTCTTTGTGTCTTTTCTCAGCAAAATTCTGGAGATCCAGCGGGGTGGGGCATCCATCATGACATTCATCTCCTTCTATTGGGAGATGCTCACTGGACTGTCAGAGATTCACAGGCAAGCTAGTCAGCTTGTAGTGGAGATGTTCAAGAACCAACAGCTCATGCAGAGCCTCCAGGATACCCAGTTTGACCTGGTTCTTATGGACCCAGGTCTGCCAGGGGGGGTCCTGGTAGCACACCAACTGCAGCTCCCCACAGTCTTCAATGTTCGCTGGATTACGAGTGGGGAGGGACATTTTGTAGTCGCACCCTCCCCAGTCTCATATGTTCCTACTTCTGGGTGTGCAGTCCCAGACAAAATGACCTTCACTCAAAGAGTAAAAAATATGTTCCACTACTTCCTCAACATCTGCATTGATACATTTGTAGTTAGTCCGCATTACAACAGACTGTGTATTCAGTACTTTGGACCAGATACCAAATTTTACCATCTCCTCCAGTCTATCGACATTTGGCTTATGAGGGTGGATTTTGTCTTTGAGTTCCCTCGCCCAACAATGCCTAATATTGTCTATATTGGTGGGTTCCAGTGCAAACCAGCCAAGGCCCTGCCATCAGACCTGGAGGAGTTTGTGCAGAGCTCTGGAGACCATGGGGTAGTTATCATGTCACTGGGGACACTAGTTAAAGGCTTGCCTGCTGACATTACATCTGAGATTGCTGCAGCATTTGCCCAGATTCCCCAGAAAGTAATCTGGAGGCACATTGGGGAGCAGCCCCAGAACCTGGGGAACAACACACTGTTGGTGAAGTGGATGCCCCAGAATGACCTTCTGGGTCATCCTAAGGTCAAGGCCTTTGTGGCCCATGGAGGTACTAATGGCATTTATGAGGCTATCTACCATGGCGTACCAGTGCTTGGCATGCCATTGCTTTTTGACCAGTTTGAGAACCTGTTGAGGTTGGAGGTTCGAGGGGCAGCTAAAGTGCTGGATGTGACTAAGCTTACCAGTCAGAGTTTCCTGCAGGCCTTGGAAAATATACTCCAGGATCCCTCATATCAAAGAAATATGGAGCGTCTCTCCAGTCTCCACCGAgacaaacccctccccccattggACAGTGCCTTCTTCTGGATTGAGTTCGTTATGAGGCACAAAGGAGCGGCCCACCTGCGCACTGAGTCTATCAAATTGCCCTGGTATACCTACCACTCCCTGGATGTGATCAGCTTTCTCATAGTCACAATGTTGGCTATACTTGCCACAGCGGCAGCCATGTTCCATTTACTGTGCTGCAGGTTGTGCAGGATGAGGAAATTAAAGCAAGACTGA
- the LOC135247773 gene encoding UDP-glucuronosyltransferase 2B20-like isoform X2 has product MNLLIEGLHARNHNITVVRSASSWYVKEKSPHYTSITIPLPEVINIEDEDFFVSFLSKILEIQRGGASIMTFISFYWEMLTGLSEIHRQASQLVVEMFKNQQLMQSLQDTQFDLVLMDPGLPGGVLVAHQLQLPTVFNVRWITSGEGHFVVAPSPVSYVPTSGCAVPDKMTFTQRVKNMFHYFLNICIDTFVVSPHYNRLCIQYFGPDTKFYHLLQSIDIWLMRVDFVFEFPRPTMPNIVYIGGFQCKPAKALPSDLEEFVQSSGDHGVVIMSLGTLVKGLPADITSEIAAAFAQIPQKVIWRHIGEQPQNLGNNTLLVKWMPQNDLLGHPKVKAFVAHGGTNGIYEAIYHGVPVLGMPLLFDQFENLLRLEVRGAAKVLDVTKLTSQSFLQALENILQDPSYQRNMERLSSLHRDKPLPPLDSAFFWIEFVMRHKGAAHLRTESIKLPWYTYHSLDVISFLIVTMLAILATAAAMFHLLCCRLCRMRKLKQD; this is encoded by the coding sequence ATGAATCTCTTAATTGAGGGACTCCATGCCAGGAACCACAACATCACTGTAGTACGGTCTGCTAGCAGCTGGTATGTCAAGGAGAAGTCTCCCCACTACACCTCTATCACTATACCTCTTCCAGAGGTCATTAACATTGAGGACGAGGACTTCTTTGTGTCTTTTCTCAGCAAAATTCTGGAGATCCAGCGGGGTGGGGCATCCATCATGACATTCATCTCCTTCTATTGGGAGATGCTCACTGGACTGTCAGAGATTCACAGGCAAGCTAGTCAGCTTGTAGTGGAGATGTTCAAGAACCAACAGCTCATGCAGAGCCTCCAGGATACCCAGTTTGACCTGGTTCTTATGGACCCAGGTCTGCCAGGGGGGGTCCTGGTAGCACACCAACTGCAGCTCCCCACAGTCTTCAATGTTCGCTGGATTACGAGTGGGGAGGGACATTTTGTAGTCGCACCCTCCCCAGTCTCATATGTTCCTACTTCTGGGTGTGCAGTCCCAGACAAAATGACCTTCACTCAAAGAGTAAAAAATATGTTCCACTACTTCCTCAACATCTGCATTGATACATTTGTAGTTAGTCCGCATTACAACAGACTGTGTATTCAGTACTTTGGACCAGATACCAAATTTTACCATCTCCTCCAGTCTATCGACATTTGGCTTATGAGGGTGGATTTTGTCTTTGAGTTCCCTCGCCCAACAATGCCTAATATTGTCTATATTGGTGGGTTCCAGTGCAAACCAGCCAAGGCCCTGCCATCAGACCTGGAGGAGTTTGTGCAGAGCTCTGGAGACCATGGGGTAGTTATCATGTCACTGGGGACACTAGTTAAAGGCTTGCCTGCTGACATTACATCTGAGATTGCTGCAGCATTTGCCCAGATTCCCCAGAAAGTAATCTGGAGGCACATTGGGGAGCAGCCCCAGAACCTGGGGAACAACACACTGTTGGTGAAGTGGATGCCCCAGAATGACCTTCTGGGTCATCCTAAGGTCAAGGCCTTTGTGGCCCATGGAGGTACTAATGGCATTTATGAGGCTATCTACCATGGCGTACCAGTGCTTGGCATGCCATTGCTTTTTGACCAGTTTGAGAACCTGTTGAGGTTGGAGGTTCGAGGGGCAGCTAAAGTGCTGGATGTGACTAAGCTTACCAGTCAGAGTTTCCTGCAGGCCTTGGAAAATATACTCCAGGATCCCTCATATCAAAGAAATATGGAGCGTCTCTCCAGTCTCCACCGAgacaaacccctccccccattggACAGTGCCTTCTTCTGGATTGAGTTCGTTATGAGGCACAAAGGAGCGGCCCACCTGCGCACTGAGTCTATCAAATTGCCCTGGTATACCTACCACTCCCTGGATGTGATCAGCTTTCTCATAGTCACAATGTTGGCTATACTTGCCACAGCGGCAGCCATGTTCCATTTACTGTGCTGCAGGTTGTGCAGGATGAGGAAATTAAAGCAAGACTGA
- the LOC135247774 gene encoding C-type lectin domain family 4 member F-like yields the protein MVRRYLVSWIQNPQSVMDTSTDPSRPVQQEGALAPMGPSETPKRLYFWAIVLTAVLCCLLVITAIVLGVLYDKESKKNYNPDLDSLLSAYHNVSTLYQRVSEANAQLQRENTDLTKNNTWLHAQNTHLTSNNTQLMWQNDNLTLENTEQRREIWNLTDASRRLRDKATNLTAYSEQLEGQNLNMSHTITLLQQENRNLTESNTRLQSDNWDLSDANIQLERENHDFSDANSFLGGCCETAKWNSTLLLKENQGLLEENTWLKHQNQNLTHQNAWLEMQGEVLMRANARLSLENANLLDDTLRLYQNYLSLDQYCPVVNAETQERLCKKCTGNWIIFQSKCYFFSGVKKTWRDSRAKCQSEGADLLIVNSVEEQKFAFRTSLSVNQAGTRVWIGLTDAQTEGQWRWVDGSPVTNDLQFWLSRTSEADEPDDWKATNSLGEDCGHLDTSVHELNSWMDGPCETAYRSICEKSV from the exons ATGGTGCGAAGATACTTAGTGTCATGGATTCAAAATCCACAATCAGTAATGGACACCTCAACTGACCCTTCAAGACCTGTGCAACAAGAGG gagcCTTAGCCCCCATGGGGCCCAGTGAGACGCCAAAACGTCTTTATTTCTGGGCTATAGTCTTAACTGCTGTCCTCTGCTGTCTGCTTGTCATCACAGCTATAGTGCTGGGGGTCCTCT ATGACAAGGAATCAAAGAAAAATTACAACCCAGATCTGGACAGTTTGCTGTCCGCCTACCATAATGTGAGCACCCTCTACCAAAGAGTTTCTGAGGCTAATGCCCAGCTGCAAAGAGAGAACACCGACCTGACCAAAAACAACACTTGGCTACACGCTcagaacacacacctcaccagcaacaacacacagctcaTGTGGCAAAACGACAACCTCACACTGGAAAACACAGAGCAACGCCGGGAGATCTGGAACCTGACCGACGCCAGTCGTCGACTACGCGACAAAGCCACCAATCTGACCGCATACAGTGAACAGCTGGAGGGGCAGAACCTGAACATGTCTCACACCATCACTCTACTGCAGCAGGAGAACAGAAACCTGACTGAATCCAACACGCGACTGCAGAGCGATAACTGGGACCTGTCTGATGCTAACATACAGCTCGAGCGGGAGAATCACGACTTTTCTGATGCCAACAGCTTCCTGGGGGGCTGTTGTGAGACAGCAAAATGGAATAGCACACTGCTTCTGAAGGAGAACCAGGGCCTGCTGGAAGAGAACACCTGGTTGAAGCACCAGAATCAGAACTTGACCCATCAAAATGCATGGCTGGAAATGCAGGGGGAGGTGCTCATGAGGGCCAATGCCAGGCTAAGTTTGGAGAATGCAAACCTACTGGATGATACACTCAGGCTTTACCAGAACTACCTGTCTCTGGATCAGTACTGCCCTGTTGTGAATGCAGAGACTCAGG AACGTCTTTGTAAGAAGTGTACTGGCAACTGGATCATTTTCCAGTCCAAGTGCTACTTCTTTTCTGGTGTCAAAAAAACCTGGCGTGACAGCCGAGCAAAATGCCAATCTGAAGGGGCAGACTTACTCATTGTTAATAGTGTGGAGGAGCAG AAGTTTGCATTTAGGACAAGCCTTTCTGTCAATCAAGCGGGCACCCGGGTTTGGATCGGACTGACGGACGCACAGACAGAAGGACAATGGCGCTGGGTGGACGGCAGTCCTGTCACTAATGATTTGCA GTTCTGGCTTAGTCGGACTAGCGAAGCAGACGAGCCTGATGACTGGAAGGCAACTAACTCTCTGGGTGAAGACTGTGGACATCTAGACACTAGTGTACACGAACTGAACTCCTGGATGGATGGGCCATGTGAGACAGCCTACAGATCAATCTGTGAAAAGAGTgtttaa